One part of the Nitrospiria bacterium genome encodes these proteins:
- a CDS encoding plasma-membrane proton-efflux P-type ATPase, whose amino-acid sequence METGLTSKQAKERLERFGPNEVAETRPRPWLTFLSKFWAPVPWMLEAAIVLQLFLDKPDEAIIIALLLVFNAGLSFVHENRANKALALLRNRLAVRARVRRDDRWQRIPAKELVPEDVVYLRLGDLVPADIRLSEGALLLDQSALTGESLPVEAGPGVTAYAGAVIKRGEATGKVVATGTQTYFGKTAELVQTARTVSHLESLIFTIVKYLIALDSVLVVALLIYSVATGMPLSDVVPFALILLVASVPAALPATFTLATALGAQELITRGVLVTRLSAIEEAAGMDILCSDKTGTLTRNRLRLAALRPYPPHTEEELLRLASMACDDAGQDPLDLAILAAARERDPLFSAGRRAEFLPFDPETRRTEAVFERDGQRLRIIKGAPRAVAAQVPSPPEINSEVERLAGEGYRVMAVAAGVDGALRFTGLLALEDPLREDSASLVHRLREQGVRVLMVTGDNLDTARAVASRVGIGNRACPAEALRADDGVRVLDYDVFARVFPEDKFRLVRALQQAGHVTGMTGDGVNDAPALKQAEVGVAVAEATDVAKSAAGLVLTQPGLSEVVAAVETSRRIYQRMLTYTLNKIVKTLEFAIFLSLGVMLTGVLVITPLLMVLLLFTNDFVTMAIAADRVSYSPGPDRWDIPTLMLTAGTLAVPVLILSFAVFFAARDWLRLPLPQLQTLIFVMLVFTGQGMVYLVRERRRFWHSRPGSWLLLSTFLDMILVAIFATRGILMAPIPSALVAGLLALVAGILIGVDFLKVGVFRYFKMR is encoded by the coding sequence ATGGAGACGGGATTGACGAGCAAGCAGGCGAAGGAACGATTAGAGCGGTTCGGCCCGAACGAGGTGGCGGAGACCCGGCCTCGTCCGTGGCTGACATTTCTGAGCAAGTTCTGGGCGCCGGTCCCGTGGATGCTGGAAGCGGCCATCGTACTGCAACTCTTTCTGGACAAGCCCGATGAGGCGATCATCATCGCCCTCCTGTTGGTCTTCAACGCCGGGCTCAGCTTCGTTCACGAAAACCGCGCCAACAAGGCGCTGGCCCTGCTGCGCAATCGGCTCGCCGTCCGGGCGCGGGTGAGGCGTGACGACCGCTGGCAACGCATCCCCGCCAAGGAACTGGTGCCGGAGGACGTGGTGTATCTGCGCCTGGGCGATCTGGTGCCGGCGGACATCCGTTTGTCCGAGGGCGCCCTGCTGCTCGATCAATCGGCGCTGACCGGGGAGTCGCTCCCGGTCGAGGCCGGTCCCGGTGTGACCGCGTACGCGGGAGCGGTGATCAAGCGGGGAGAGGCGACCGGCAAGGTCGTCGCCACCGGGACTCAAACCTATTTCGGCAAGACCGCCGAACTGGTTCAAACCGCAAGAACCGTCAGCCACCTCGAAAGTCTGATCTTTACCATCGTCAAATACCTGATCGCCTTGGACTCGGTCCTTGTGGTCGCGCTGCTGATTTACTCCGTGGCGACGGGGATGCCCCTCTCGGACGTGGTACCCTTTGCCTTGATCCTCCTGGTCGCCTCGGTTCCGGCGGCGCTGCCGGCCACGTTTACTCTGGCCACCGCCCTGGGAGCACAGGAGTTGATTACGCGCGGCGTGCTGGTGACGCGGCTTTCGGCGATCGAAGAGGCCGCCGGGATGGACATCCTCTGTAGCGATAAGACCGGGACCCTGACCCGGAACCGGCTGCGCCTTGCGGCCCTGCGCCCGTATCCGCCGCATACCGAGGAGGAACTGCTGCGCCTGGCTTCGATGGCCTGTGACGACGCGGGCCAGGATCCGCTCGATCTCGCGATCCTCGCCGCCGCCCGGGAGCGCGACCCGCTTTTTTCCGCGGGTCGACGTGCGGAGTTTCTCCCCTTCGATCCGGAAACGCGGCGCACGGAGGCCGTCTTCGAACGGGACGGACAAAGGCTTCGAATTATCAAGGGGGCCCCGCGCGCGGTCGCCGCGCAGGTTCCATCGCCGCCCGAAATAAATTCGGAAGTGGAACGGCTGGCCGGGGAGGGCTACCGCGTTATGGCCGTGGCCGCCGGCGTCGACGGCGCCCTCCGATTCACGGGTCTGTTGGCCTTGGAGGATCCCCTGCGGGAGGACTCCGCATCTCTTGTCCACCGACTGCGGGAACAGGGGGTGCGCGTTTTGATGGTGACCGGCGACAACCTGGACACCGCCCGGGCCGTGGCTTCGCGGGTCGGCATCGGGAATCGCGCCTGCCCGGCGGAGGCCCTGCGCGCCGACGACGGCGTGCGGGTGCTGGATTACGATGTGTTTGCGCGCGTCTTTCCGGAGGACAAGTTCCGTCTCGTACGCGCCCTGCAACAGGCCGGCCATGTGACGGGCATGACCGGGGACGGGGTCAACGACGCGCCCGCCCTCAAGCAGGCCGAGGTGGGCGTGGCCGTCGCGGAGGCCACGGATGTGGCCAAGTCGGCCGCCGGTCTGGTGCTCACCCAGCCCGGGCTTTCCGAGGTGGTGGCGGCCGTGGAGACCAGCCGGCGCATCTACCAGCGCATGCTGACCTATACGCTGAACAAGATCGTCAAGACCCTGGAATTCGCGATTTTCCTGAGCCTGGGTGTGATGCTCACCGGCGTTCTGGTGATCACGCCCTTGCTAATGGTCCTGCTGCTCTTCACAAACGACTTCGTGACCATGGCCATCGCCGCCGATCGCGTGTCCTATTCCCCCGGACCGGACCGCTGGGACATTCCCACCTTGATGCTCACGGCCGGGACGCTGGCCGTGCCGGTTCTGATCCTTTCTTTCGCCGTGTTCTTCGCGGCGCGCGATTGGCTCCGCCTGCCTTTGCCGCAACTGCAAACCCTGATCTTCGTCATGCTGGTGTTTACCGGCCAGGGCATGGTGTACCTGGTGCGCGAGCGTCGCCGCTTCTGGCATTCGAGACCCGGATCCTGGCTCCTGCTGAGCACGTTTCTGGACATGATCCTTGTCGCTATTTTCGCCACGCGGGGCATTCTCATGGCTCCGATCCCGTCCGCCTTGGTCGCGGGCTTGCTGGCGCTGGTGGCCGGAATCTTGATCGGGGTGGATTTTTTGAAGGTGGGCGTCTTCCGATATTTCAAGATGCGCTGA
- a CDS encoding TolC family protein, producing the protein MKTLWRKFHAVAQGRTSPRSGLILWVFMLGVLSGVPSALAQSTGPEESRAMALEDFKRLALERNLGLKSSEAGVLGAKAEARGRYADFFPKLSAEARYSRDEHLQRVQVPTGTFNAFPPLPPSQSELALGDLTNYGLHLALEQPLFTGGAVYYSYQDAKLGSTLADLQHQQNLQDLLLGVELAYWDILKTERLQGVAEQQVRDLTEHLRVVKASYEAGSVPYNEVLKTTVNEAEAEQRLLTAKNNADRAKMTMNNLLRQELTTPLTLASGEDEQKPAELISYEEAVTIAVELRPELAAGRTEVQSMDVRRRMAQSRYYPTLSAVASYDRAKETTNVIPENWEVLGVLRWNLWEWGKTGQEVERARLRLRQSELDLEAVKDRIALEVRGEYLGAVEAKEKIAVARTAVDQAQENFRITDERFKAGVTTNTEVLDAESLLISAQANLTNAVYDFRSAKARLDRALGRQVLAGGGGEEKQR; encoded by the coding sequence ATGAAGACGCTTTGGAGGAAGTTCCATGCGGTGGCGCAGGGCCGCACATCCCCGCGATCCGGGTTGATCCTTTGGGTCTTTATGCTGGGGGTCCTGTCCGGGGTGCCGTCGGCGCTCGCGCAGTCCACCGGACCGGAGGAGTCCCGGGCGATGGCGCTGGAGGATTTCAAGCGGCTGGCGCTGGAGCGGAACCTCGGGCTGAAATCCTCCGAGGCCGGCGTGTTGGGCGCGAAGGCCGAGGCCCGGGGCCGCTACGCCGATTTTTTCCCGAAACTGTCGGCCGAGGCCCGGTACAGCCGCGATGAGCACCTCCAGCGGGTTCAGGTTCCGACGGGGACCTTCAACGCATTCCCCCCGCTTCCGCCGTCGCAATCCGAGCTGGCCCTCGGCGATCTGACCAACTACGGTCTGCACCTGGCGCTCGAGCAGCCGTTGTTTACGGGCGGCGCGGTGTACTACAGTTATCAGGACGCGAAATTGGGATCGACCCTGGCGGACTTGCAGCATCAGCAGAACCTGCAGGATCTTCTCCTCGGGGTGGAGCTGGCCTATTGGGATATTCTGAAGACGGAGCGGCTTCAGGGGGTGGCCGAGCAACAGGTCCGCGATCTGACGGAGCATCTGCGCGTGGTGAAGGCGTCGTACGAGGCCGGCAGCGTTCCGTACAACGAGGTCCTGAAGACGACGGTCAACGAAGCCGAGGCCGAACAGAGGCTTCTGACGGCGAAGAACAACGCCGATCGCGCCAAGATGACGATGAACAATCTGCTTCGCCAGGAACTCACGACGCCGTTGACCTTGGCGTCCGGAGAGGATGAGCAGAAACCGGCCGAGTTGATCTCCTACGAGGAGGCCGTGACAATCGCGGTGGAGCTTCGCCCGGAACTCGCGGCCGGCCGGACCGAGGTCCAATCGATGGATGTCCGGCGGCGAATGGCACAAAGCCGTTATTATCCGACCTTGAGCGCGGTGGCGAGTTACGACCGGGCCAAGGAGACCACGAACGTGATTCCGGAAAACTGGGAGGTTTTGGGTGTTCTGCGCTGGAATTTATGGGAATGGGGGAAAACCGGGCAAGAGGTGGAGCGCGCCCGGCTGCGGCTGCGTCAGAGCGAGCTGGATCTTGAAGCGGTGAAGGACCGGATCGCCCTCGAGGTCCGCGGGGAGTACCTGGGCGCGGTCGAAGCGAAGGAGAAGATCGCCGTGGCCCGCACGGCGGTCGATCAGGCGCAGGAGAATTTTCGGATCACCGACGAGCGGTTCAAGGCGGGCGTGACCACGAACACCGAGGTCCTCGATGCCGAGAGTCTGTTGATCTCGGCCCAGGCGAACCTGACCAACGCGGTCTACGATTTCCGGTCGGCCAAGGCGCGATTGGACCGCGCCCTGGGGCGGCAGGTCCTTGCGGGGGGCGGGGGGGAGGAGAAACAACGATGA
- a CDS encoding ABC transporter permease, protein MIQRILTMAWKEAKQLQRDPRLFPILFIAPILQLTLLGYGATFDIKNLPIAVWDQSRTAESRAYIRAFTPTEYFVVKEPVNNYREAAERIDRGRAVIVLVLPTDFGRRLRGGRPVTVQAILDGSNSNTALIGLNYINRITEAFSSNIELTRVQASEGPALPDRERGAGELENPVGSIRTGPRISIDNRLRVWYNPELLSKNYMIPGVIAVLLIVITSMMTALGIVKEKEIGTLEQLVITPLRRSELMIGKLLPFVAIGFIDIGIVLLFGIFWFDVPVRGSIPLLFALAAVYILTTLGLGLFVSTISRTQNQAQLTIFFIMLPLMILSGFAFPIANMPVFFQDLSYLSPVRYFLVIIRGIFLKGEGIDTLWPQVVPLAVLAVAIFSMSVLRFRRTLG, encoded by the coding sequence ATGATCCAACGGATTCTCACCATGGCCTGGAAAGAGGCCAAGCAACTTCAGCGGGATCCACGGTTGTTCCCGATCCTGTTCATCGCGCCGATCCTCCAGTTGACCCTTCTCGGATATGGAGCGACCTTCGATATCAAGAACCTCCCGATCGCGGTCTGGGATCAAAGCCGGACGGCCGAAAGCCGGGCCTACATCCGGGCCTTCACGCCGACCGAGTACTTCGTCGTGAAGGAGCCCGTGAACAACTACCGCGAAGCGGCCGAGCGGATCGATCGCGGCCGGGCCGTCATCGTCCTCGTCCTCCCCACGGACTTCGGCCGGCGCCTCCGGGGGGGGCGGCCCGTCACGGTCCAGGCGATTCTGGACGGCAGCAACTCCAACACCGCGCTCATCGGTCTCAATTACATCAACCGGATTACGGAAGCTTTTTCCTCCAACATTGAGCTCACCCGTGTCCAGGCAAGCGAGGGACCGGCCCTGCCGGACCGGGAGCGGGGCGCGGGGGAATTGGAGAACCCTGTCGGCTCTATCCGCACGGGCCCCCGCATCTCGATAGACAACCGCCTGCGCGTGTGGTACAACCCGGAGCTGCTGAGCAAGAATTACATGATCCCGGGCGTCATCGCCGTCCTGCTCATCGTCATCACCAGCATGATGACCGCGCTGGGCATCGTAAAGGAAAAGGAGATCGGGACGCTCGAACAACTGGTCATCACGCCGCTTCGCCGGTCGGAGCTGATGATCGGAAAGCTTCTCCCGTTTGTGGCGATCGGGTTCATCGACATCGGCATCGTATTGTTATTCGGGATTTTCTGGTTTGACGTCCCGGTGCGGGGGAGCATCCCGCTATTGTTCGCGCTGGCGGCGGTCTATATCCTGACCACGCTGGGTCTGGGCCTGTTCGTCTCGACGATCTCCCGGACGCAAAACCAGGCCCAGCTGACCATCTTTTTCATCATGCTGCCGCTGATGATCCTCTCCGGTTTCGCCTTCCCGATCGCCAACATGCCGGTCTTTTTCCAGGATCTCTCTTATCTCTCCCCCGTGCGGTATTTTCTCGTCATCATCCGCGGTATTTTCTTAAAGGGCGAGGGGATCGATACCCTCTGGCCGCAGGTCGTCCCGCTGGCCGTCCTAGCCGTCGCGATCTTTTCCATGAGTGTCCTGCGGTTCCGGAGGACGCTGGGGTAG
- a CDS encoding ABC transporter permease, whose protein sequence is MPSIARKNLFHDRTRFAITLIGITFSVVLIFTTVGVYLGFMQDASFIVQSIPAEIWVTSKNLQNFNFAWPISERKLEQVKEVKGVAEVEKMIHSWGVMKLFSGGTEQVEILGLDPEGPFGFPWRLAEGRPTDVKGGEFVIVDQSSVKRLGRLKVGDVREINDYRVKVVGLTRGLKSITTAPYVITSYDTAALFNPYFREPVFLLIKTDPGQSVEEVARRIREHVQNVDVYTQAGLSAKTRRYWTVATGMGMGFLLTAFVGFVVGMVVVSQTIYSSTIEHIREFGTLKAIGATNWTIYKIILEQAAVNAVIGFIVGLGLVLLIKKGYDALGIAMLIPPPLMGAVSLLTLAMCLSASIVSIRKVRTLDPVMVFRV, encoded by the coding sequence ATGCCCTCGATCGCCCGAAAAAATCTTTTTCACGACCGGACCCGTTTCGCCATCACCCTCATCGGCATCACGTTCTCGGTCGTCCTGATCTTCACCACCGTCGGCGTGTATCTCGGCTTCATGCAGGACGCCTCGTTTATCGTGCAGTCGATCCCGGCCGAAATTTGGGTCACGTCAAAAAATCTTCAGAACTTCAATTTCGCCTGGCCGATCTCGGAGCGCAAGCTGGAGCAGGTCAAAGAGGTGAAGGGCGTGGCCGAGGTCGAAAAGATGATCCACTCCTGGGGGGTGATGAAGCTGTTCAGCGGCGGGACGGAGCAGGTCGAGATCCTCGGACTGGATCCCGAAGGACCCTTCGGCTTTCCCTGGCGTCTGGCGGAGGGCCGGCCGACGGACGTGAAGGGGGGCGAGTTCGTGATCGTGGATCAGTCCTCGGTCAAGCGCCTGGGCCGTCTCAAGGTGGGGGATGTCCGCGAGATCAACGATTACCGCGTCAAGGTGGTCGGGTTGACGCGGGGGCTCAAGTCGATCACGACCGCGCCCTACGTGATCACATCCTACGACACGGCCGCGCTGTTTAATCCTTACTTCCGTGAGCCGGTTTTCCTTCTGATCAAAACGGATCCCGGGCAATCGGTTGAGGAGGTCGCTCGGCGCATCCGGGAGCACGTTCAGAACGTGGATGTCTACACGCAGGCCGGGTTGAGCGCCAAGACCCGCCGGTACTGGACCGTCGCCACGGGCATGGGAATGGGGTTTCTGCTGACGGCCTTCGTGGGTTTCGTGGTCGGCATGGTGGTGGTCAGCCAGACAATCTATTCCTCCACCATCGAGCATATTCGGGAGTTCGGGACGCTCAAGGCCATCGGGGCGACGAACTGGACGATCTATAAAATTATTCTGGAGCAGGCGGCCGTGAATGCGGTCATCGGTTTTATCGTCGGTCTGGGGCTGGTGCTGCTGATCAAGAAGGGCTATGACGCGCTGGGGATCGCCATGCTGATTCCTCCGCCGTTGATGGGCGCCGTCTCGTTGCTCACGCTGGCGATGTGTCTTTCGGCCTCGATCGTGTCGATCCGGAAGGTGAGGACGCTCGATCCCGTGATGGTGTTCCGGGTATGA
- a CDS encoding efflux RND transporter periplasmic adaptor subunit has protein sequence MKRAKWIVLLILAAGLGVIGVRMLRGPADSGPTAAVVYGNILDRIAARGRVEAKTTVDLAGKVDGRIQSIAVKEGEEVAKDQVVITMDDAYARAAVDQGRAELKDAELTYSRARRLLQSNAASKAQFDDADAKRDLARARLEMAEALLKDMHIASPVSGLVIAKYREAGESVKAGLPILTIADVSAIRVRAEIDEDDVGHLALGQEASITSDAYPGRVFTGKVIEIGERVGKRSIKLEDPSRITDTKVLEAKIELPQSAKSDLKQGMTVDVKIDVVRRDHVLKIPRRAIQQDENGSFVRVVKDDRGGGGPDIRRVVPGAMDRWDAEVLQGLREGEKVVIP, from the coding sequence ATGAAGCGCGCCAAGTGGATCGTCCTCCTGATTCTGGCCGCGGGTCTGGGCGTCATCGGCGTACGGATGCTTCGCGGGCCGGCCGACTCCGGGCCAACGGCGGCGGTGGTCTACGGCAACATCCTGGACCGCATCGCGGCCCGCGGGAGGGTCGAGGCCAAGACGACCGTGGATCTGGCCGGAAAGGTCGATGGGCGGATCCAATCCATCGCCGTGAAGGAAGGAGAGGAGGTCGCGAAGGATCAGGTCGTCATTACCATGGACGATGCGTACGCCAGGGCCGCCGTCGACCAGGGCCGCGCCGAACTCAAGGATGCGGAACTCACCTATTCACGCGCCCGGCGCCTTCTTCAGTCCAACGCCGCTTCAAAGGCGCAGTTTGATGACGCCGATGCGAAGCGGGACCTGGCCCGCGCCCGTCTCGAAATGGCCGAAGCGCTTTTAAAGGATATGCACATCGCCTCCCCCGTTTCGGGCCTGGTGATCGCGAAATACCGGGAGGCGGGCGAGTCGGTCAAGGCGGGCTTGCCCATCCTCACGATCGCGGATGTCTCGGCCATCCGGGTTCGGGCCGAGATCGACGAAGACGACGTGGGACATCTGGCCCTCGGCCAGGAGGCCTCGATCACCTCGGACGCCTATCCGGGCCGCGTCTTCACCGGGAAAGTGATCGAGATCGGGGAGCGCGTCGGCAAGCGGTCGATCAAGCTGGAGGACCCGTCACGGATCACCGACACCAAGGTCTTGGAGGCGAAAATCGAGCTGCCGCAATCGGCGAAGTCCGATCTGAAACAGGGGATGACCGTGGATGTCAAGATCGACGTCGTCCGGCGCGACCATGTCTTGAAGATCCCGCGTCGTGCGATTCAACAGGATGAGAACGGTTCCTTCGTGAGGGTGGTGAAGGACGATCGGGGCGGAGGCGGGCCCGATATTCGAAGGGTGGTTCCGGGGGCGATGGACCGATGGGACGCCGAAGTCCTACAGGGCCTGCGGGAAGGGGAAAAGGTGGTGATCCCATGA
- a CDS encoding ABC transporter ATP-binding protein, producing MNAIEAERLVKRFGSVPAVDDVSFQIRKGEIFGFLGPNGAGKSTTIRMLCGILRPTSGAATILGFDVNRENERIKPLVGYMSQSFGLYSDLTVEENLWFYSRLYLDSGTVREKTREVIASLEFEPYRKTLAAQLSGGWRQRLALGCAIVHDPEVVFLDEPTAGIDPVSRRTMWDYFYGLAERGKTLFVTTHYMEEAERCHRIGFIWKGRLAALDSPYRIRTEFHDHEIVTVRTGRINEAYRLIRRVPGVIDVNIYGEDLHAAVPRADEAIPPLRAALEKAGIPVERLERIQPSIEDVFVSLSKTV from the coding sequence ATGAACGCAATCGAAGCCGAACGCCTGGTGAAGCGGTTTGGAAGCGTCCCGGCCGTGGACGATGTCAGTTTTCAAATCCGCAAGGGCGAGATCTTCGGCTTCCTCGGGCCGAACGGGGCGGGCAAGTCCACGACGATCCGGATGCTCTGCGGGATCCTCCGGCCGACCTCGGGAGCCGCGACGATCCTGGGTTTCGACGTGAACCGGGAGAACGAGCGGATCAAACCGCTGGTCGGCTACATGTCCCAGAGTTTCGGCCTCTATTCGGATTTGACGGTGGAGGAGAACCTGTGGTTTTATTCGCGGCTGTATCTTGATTCCGGGACGGTCCGCGAAAAAACCCGGGAGGTGATCGCCTCGCTCGAATTCGAACCCTACCGAAAAACCCTGGCGGCTCAGCTCTCCGGCGGGTGGCGGCAGCGGCTGGCGCTCGGCTGCGCCATCGTCCATGATCCCGAAGTCGTTTTTCTGGACGAGCCCACGGCCGGGATCGATCCGGTTTCCCGGCGGACGATGTGGGACTACTTCTACGGCCTGGCCGAAAGGGGAAAGACGCTTTTCGTGACGACGCATTATATGGAGGAGGCCGAGCGCTGCCACCGGATCGGTTTCATCTGGAAGGGCCGGCTCGCGGCGCTGGACAGCCCTTATCGGATCCGGACCGAATTCCATGACCACGAAATAGTGACGGTCCGGACCGGGCGGATCAACGAGGCCTACCGCCTGATCCGTCGGGTTCCGGGCGTCATCGACGTCAATATCTATGGAGAGGATCTTCACGCGGCGGTGCCCCGCGCCGACGAGGCGATCCCTCCCCTCCGGGCCGCATTGGAGAAAGCGGGAATCCCGGTCGAACGCCTGGAGCGAATCCAGCCTTCGATCGAGGACGTGTTTGTCTCGTTGTCGAAAACCGTGTAG
- a CDS encoding efflux RND transporter periplasmic adaptor subunit, with translation MTRVRAVAILVVAGMILGSFAAVRYFDRPPNGARIAASGTIEATEVEIAPKVTGRIERITVDEGDRVQKDQLLAVIERRELEARVREAEAQRVAARANLQNLEAGSRDQEIKKAEASLEEAQANMEKSQADWERLDRLHKDKVASDQEWEHARTASDAAVAKHREAKEHLDLLKAGTRRQLIDAARGDLDRAQAGLELAQAELDQTHLTAPLTATVLLKNREAGEVATVGMPVVTLGDLDHLWVTIYVKETDLGRVTLGQKARVSVDTFPGKNYPGKVTYISNKAEFTPKTIQTKEERVKLVFEVKVAVENQNGELKPGMPADVELAP, from the coding sequence ATGACGAGGGTCCGGGCCGTCGCGATCTTGGTTGTCGCGGGCATGATCCTCGGGTCGTTCGCGGCGGTCCGGTATTTCGATCGCCCCCCGAACGGGGCTCGGATCGCGGCCAGCGGGACGATCGAGGCGACCGAGGTCGAGATCGCGCCGAAGGTCACCGGCCGGATCGAGCGGATCACGGTCGATGAAGGCGACCGGGTACAAAAAGACCAGCTCCTGGCCGTGATCGAGCGCCGCGAGCTGGAGGCCCGGGTTCGGGAGGCCGAGGCCCAACGGGTTGCGGCCCGTGCGAACCTTCAGAATCTGGAAGCCGGCTCGCGCGATCAGGAGATCAAAAAGGCCGAGGCCTCCCTGGAGGAAGCGCAGGCCAACATGGAAAAGTCCCAAGCCGACTGGGAGCGGCTCGACCGTCTTCATAAAGACAAGGTGGCCTCGGATCAGGAGTGGGAGCACGCCCGGACGGCCTCCGACGCGGCGGTGGCCAAGCACCGGGAGGCCAAGGAGCATCTCGACCTTCTGAAGGCCGGCACGCGGAGGCAGCTGATCGACGCGGCCCGCGGGGACCTCGATCGGGCCCAGGCCGGACTGGAGCTCGCCCAGGCGGAGCTCGATCAAACGCATCTTACGGCGCCGCTGACCGCGACCGTGCTGCTTAAAAACCGGGAGGCGGGCGAAGTCGCGACGGTGGGAATGCCCGTCGTGACGCTGGGGGATCTGGACCATCTTTGGGTGACGATCTACGTCAAGGAAACGGATCTCGGACGCGTAACGCTGGGCCAGAAGGCCCGCGTTTCCGTCGATACTTTCCCCGGAAAGAATTATCCCGGCAAGGTGACGTATATCTCGAACAAGGCCGAGTTCACGCCCAAGACGATCCAGACCAAGGAGGAGCGGGTCAAGCTGGTGTTCGAGGTGAAGGTCGCGGTCGAGAATCAGAACGGCGAACTGAAGCCCGGGATGCCGGCCGACGTGGAACTTGCTCCGTAA
- a CDS encoding ABC transporter ATP-binding protein — protein sequence MSHYVLEAKGLRKVYEEGPVTVEAVRDVSLRVKPGESVAIMGPSGSGKTTLLSMIGCILRPTQGEVIIDGRPVRWEADDLSRVRLESIGFVFQSFNLFSALTALENVEVALDLRGRRGPEARRRAREMMEAVGLGDRADFLPRDLSGGQKQRVSIARALVNRPPLILADEPTGNLDSKTGHAVIELLRDLVVKENRSVVVVTHDTRMMDLVHHVYRLEDGVLVS from the coding sequence ATGAGCCATTATGTATTGGAAGCCAAAGGGCTTCGCAAAGTCTACGAAGAAGGCCCCGTGACCGTGGAGGCGGTGCGCGACGTGTCGCTTCGGGTCAAGCCGGGGGAAAGCGTCGCAATCATGGGGCCGTCCGGGTCCGGCAAGACGACCCTGCTCTCGATGATCGGCTGCATCCTCCGGCCGACCCAAGGCGAGGTGATCATCGACGGACGTCCGGTGCGTTGGGAGGCGGACGACCTCTCGCGGGTCCGTCTGGAATCAATCGGGTTCGTGTTTCAAAGCTTCAATCTATTTTCGGCGCTGACCGCGCTGGAAAATGTTGAGGTGGCCCTCGACCTTCGGGGGCGCAGGGGACCGGAGGCGAGGCGACGGGCCCGGGAGATGATGGAGGCCGTCGGACTCGGCGACCGAGCGGATTTTCTCCCGCGCGATCTGAGCGGCGGGCAGAAACAGCGCGTCTCGATCGCGCGGGCGCTGGTGAACCGTCCGCCCCTGATCCTGGCGGACGAGCCGACCGGAAATTTGGATTCCAAAACGGGGCACGCCGTCATTGAATTGCTGCGGGACCTGGTGGTCAAGGAAAACCGGTCCGTCGTGGTCGTGACGCACGACACGCGGATGATGGATCTGGTTCACCATGTCTATCGATTGGAAGACGGAGTTCTGGTATCATGA
- a CDS encoding ABC transporter permease, protein MGPVWAIMVKEFIEIRRDPRTLGLVVLMPVLLLVLFGFAINLDIKQIRTAVCDRDRTPESRALTRAFLSSGYFQSVDAEACGRQAELLDRGRASVYLEIPPRFGDRVSSGISAPIQILLDGSDNNTASVAGGYVEQVLRAYSPDRFGGTAVPRAIEVESRVWFNPDMNSTIFITPGIVGLLIMIIGVALPAMAVVRERELGNLEILLSSPARPWEVILGKMLPYGIISLVVIFLTVLTGAVVFEVPFRGSAIQLFGQTLVFLLATLGMGLLISTIAKTRAVAFFISLLSTLLPTFILSGFIFPVESMPWALQGVSFLIPSTHFLIILRAILLKGVGPEAVWPHTLILLGFGLTVITISIRRVAAGNETG, encoded by the coding sequence ATGGGTCCCGTTTGGGCGATCATGGTCAAGGAATTCATCGAGATCCGGCGGGATCCGCGGACGCTGGGCCTGGTCGTCCTGATGCCCGTCCTGCTTCTGGTCCTGTTCGGGTTCGCGATCAACCTGGACATCAAGCAGATCCGGACGGCGGTTTGCGATCGGGACCGCACCCCCGAATCCCGCGCCCTGACCCGAGCCTTTTTAAGCTCCGGCTACTTCCAATCCGTCGATGCCGAGGCCTGCGGAAGACAGGCGGAGCTGCTGGATCGGGGGAGAGCCAGCGTCTATCTTGAAATCCCGCCCCGGTTCGGAGATCGCGTGAGTTCCGGAATTTCGGCTCCGATCCAGATCCTGCTCGACGGATCGGACAACAACACCGCCAGCGTGGCGGGAGGATACGTGGAGCAGGTGCTCCGCGCTTATTCCCCCGACCGGTTTGGGGGGACCGCCGTCCCCCGGGCCATCGAGGTCGAGAGCCGTGTCTGGTTCAATCCGGACATGAACAGCACCATCTTCATCACCCCCGGCATCGTCGGGTTGCTGATCATGATCATCGGCGTCGCCCTTCCGGCCATGGCCGTCGTGCGGGAGCGCGAGCTGGGCAACCTGGAGATTCTTCTGTCCAGCCCGGCCCGGCCCTGGGAGGTGATTCTCGGGAAGATGCTTCCGTACGGGATCATCAGCCTCGTCGTGATCTTCCTGACCGTGCTGACCGGGGCGGTCGTATTCGAGGTCCCGTTTCGCGGGAGCGCGATCCAGTTGTTCGGGCAGACGCTGGTCTTCCTCCTGGCCACGCTCGGTATGGGACTCCTGATTTCCACGATCGCCAAAACGCGGGCCGTGGCCTTTTTCATCAGTCTGCTCAGCACGCTCCTCCCGACCTTCATCCTCTCCGGGTTCATTTTCCCGGTCGAAAGCATGCCGTGGGCGCTTCAGGGGGTGAGCTTCCTGATTCCCTCGACGCATTTTCTGATCATCCTGCGCGCGATCCTGTTGAAGGGGGTCGGGCCCGAAGCGGTTTGGCCGCACACGCTGATTCTCCTGGGATTCGGCCTGACCGTGATCACGATCAGCATCCGCCGCGTTGCCGCGGGGAATGAGACCGGATGA